A single region of the Bacteroidota bacterium genome encodes:
- a CDS encoding 30S ribosomal protein S20: MAHHKAAKKSIRQAEKRNESNRYYGKTTRNAIRKLRAAEPAEADKMLPDVLSMIDKLAKRNIIHKNKAGNLKSALMRKPVEAAK, encoded by the coding sequence ATGGCACATCATAAAGCCGCTAAAAAATCGATTCGTCAGGCAGAAAAACGTAATGAGTCTAACCGTTACTACGGAAAAACTACACGTAATGCAATCAGAAAACTCAGAGCAGCAGAACCTGCAGAAGCAGATAAAATGTTACCTGATGTACTTTCTATGATTGACAAATTGGCGAAAAGAAACATTATACATAAAAACAAAGCCGGCAATTTGAAATCAGCATTGATGAGAAAGCCTGTAGAAGCTGCGAAATAA
- a CDS encoding PAS domain S-box protein, whose translation MSNNPFPTNQPNKQSTDFELFFRISIDAMIIADLDGKIVDFNQAYETITGFTRAELFEKNGGWDLILPEDVPVLAAQIEHIKSGNAVMKNYEVRLLNKAGELRIVSYDIKVDIIKQQIYAIGRDITKIKEQEREMQISEARLRFFFDNALEGMCIILDRKYSMVNKAFLNILGTTDSNLVVGKDFIEFVGDEYKDLVNRIVNENSEAQYQSQVVRFDGTRKNVEITGKSIEFNGQKMRISVVRDLDESKRLQEIVRENEDRFKAIFQNSTMGILLTDFNGTILELNSVIAERLGYTIDTLKGGNLVELIFEEDRPNALNSAMMLYDGRAEVTYGERRLIKQTADTTWVKMTCSIIKTSEDKRLVLAILENIDTQKNNEKALIESEEKFRAVYESSPMGILITKSPGIIFDVNPAFAEMMGYTDEELRGKNLAEITHPSDLEISEQWLEKIYSGAIENYVAEKKYIRKDGTNFWAKAVVSTMSHVANEVVTVAIIENIEKKKITEDALEQKNKELTQINQELEHFAYVASHDLQEPLRTITSFIQILERRYASKLDEDAQQFMGFVVDGAKRMQTLIHDLLEYSRINRFNTGYEKIDLNEIFNTVSRVLKDKIESNDALVIAENLPYVYGNRIQLTQVFQNLIDNAIKFKAKKRKPEIIISVNDLKDKWELVFMDNGIGISQEYFQRIFVIFQRLHTLEEYTGTGIGLAICKKIVERHGGEIWVDSKPGKGTTFHLTISKHLMRALGK comes from the coding sequence ATGAGTAATAATCCTTTTCCAACAAATCAACCCAATAAACAATCTACTGATTTCGAATTATTTTTTCGGATATCAATTGATGCGATGATTATTGCTGATTTGGACGGAAAAATTGTCGATTTTAATCAGGCTTATGAAACCATTACCGGTTTTACACGCGCAGAATTATTTGAAAAAAACGGCGGTTGGGATTTAATTCTTCCTGAAGATGTTCCGGTTTTAGCTGCACAAATAGAACATATCAAATCCGGAAATGCCGTAATGAAAAATTACGAAGTCCGTTTGTTAAATAAAGCTGGCGAATTGCGCATTGTTTCATACGATATCAAGGTTGATATTATAAAACAACAGATTTATGCAATTGGTCGCGACATCACCAAAATAAAGGAGCAGGAACGTGAAATGCAAATTAGTGAAGCACGTTTACGTTTCTTTTTTGATAATGCCTTAGAAGGCATGTGCATCATCCTCGACCGGAAATATTCGATGGTGAATAAGGCCTTTCTGAATATTTTAGGTACGACTGATTCGAATTTAGTAGTTGGTAAAGATTTTATTGAATTTGTTGGTGATGAATATAAAGACCTGGTAAACAGAATTGTAAATGAAAATTCGGAAGCTCAATACCAGTCGCAGGTTGTGCGATTTGATGGCACAAGAAAAAATGTAGAGATTACCGGAAAATCGATTGAGTTTAACGGACAAAAAATGCGCATCTCTGTGGTGCGCGATTTAGATGAAAGTAAACGCTTACAGGAAATTGTCCGCGAAAATGAGGACAGGTTCAAAGCAATTTTTCAGAACTCTACGATGGGCATTTTGCTCACCGATTTTAATGGAACGATATTAGAATTGAATTCGGTAATAGCTGAACGTTTAGGCTATACAATTGATACACTAAAAGGAGGAAATCTGGTCGAATTAATTTTTGAAGAAGATCGTCCAAATGCATTAAACAGTGCAATGATGTTGTATGATGGTAGGGCAGAAGTTACTTACGGTGAACGGAGGTTAATTAAACAAACTGCTGATACCACTTGGGTAAAAATGACCTGCAGTATAATCAAAACCAGTGAAGATAAACGGTTGGTATTAGCAATTCTTGAAAATATCGATACGCAAAAAAATAATGAAAAGGCGCTCATAGAAAGTGAAGAAAAATTCAGAGCTGTTTATGAAAGTTCGCCAATGGGTATTCTTATAACCAAAAGCCCGGGAATTATTTTTGATGTAAATCCTGCTTTTGCCGAAATGATGGGTTATACAGATGAAGAATTACGCGGAAAAAACTTAGCTGAAATAACCCACCCTTCCGACCTTGAAATTTCTGAACAATGGTTGGAAAAAATATATTCGGGAGCAATTGAAAATTATGTTGCCGAAAAAAAATACATCCGTAAAGACGGTACAAATTTTTGGGCAAAAGCGGTTGTATCAACCATGAGTCATGTAGCAAATGAAGTTGTTACAGTTGCCATTATTGAAAATATTGAAAAGAAAAAAATAACGGAAGACGCATTAGAGCAAAAAAATAAGGAGCTGACTCAAATAAATCAGGAGTTGGAACATTTTGCCTACGTGGCTTCGCACGATTTACAGGAACCCCTGCGCACCATCACTAGTTTTATTCAGATATTGGAGCGCAGATATGCCTCTAAATTGGATGAGGATGCGCAACAGTTTATGGGATTTGTTGTAGATGGTGCAAAAAGAATGCAAACCCTTATTCACGATTTATTGGAATACAGTCGCATTAATCGTTTTAATACAGGCTATGAGAAAATAGATTTAAATGAAATATTTAATACCGTAAGTCGCGTATTAAAAGATAAAATTGAATCAAACGATGCGCTGGTGATTGCTGAAAATTTGCCTTATGTATATGGCAACCGAATTCAGCTTACACAAGTATTTCAAAATTTAATCGACAATGCAATTAAATTTAAAGCCAAAAAAAGAAAACCCGAAATTATTATTTCTGTTAACGACCTGAAAGATAAATGGGAATTGGTTTTTATGGATAATGGCATTGGTATTAGTCAGGAATATTTTCAAAGAATATTTGTTATTTTCCAACGTTTACATACTTTGGAAGAATACACCGGAACCGGAATTGGTTTAGCAATTTGTAAAAAAATTGTTGAGCGACACGGTGGCGAAATTTGGGTAGATTCAAAACCGGGAAAAGGAACAACTTTTCACCTTACCATATCTAAACATTTAATGCGCGCTTTAGGAAAATAA
- the ligA gene encoding NAD-dependent DNA ligase LigA has translation MKYNTENQQELQQRTATLIKNIADANYTSDAARDVIDDLKQVINFHDWKYYVEAQPTIKDYDYDQLFKKLKSLETTFPELLTPDSPTERVARTLTSDFPTVAHSIPMLSLENSYDENDLNDFDKRIKELTGRTSIEYCVEPKFDGSSIAIIYENDLLVRAATRGDGIQGDEITNNARRMKSVPLSAKFSALGIHRVELRGEVVINKKTFAKINEKREEEGLQILQNPRNSAAGALRVKDSIEVEKRGLEAFMYQMAYAVDRDGNDMFNTALLNKHFNNINQLGTLGFKIPNQEKKLCKSIAEVHAFIQSWEEKRDDYEYEIDGMVIKVNDIDLQKECGATSHHPRWAIAYKFKAREVETELLDVEYQVGRTGAITPVAKVKPVFVGGVTVSSISLHNEDIIREKDIRIGDIVVVQRAGDVIPYIDRVVLEKRKSDSTPFVFTRECPSCHQPIVKPAEEAVYRCVNAECEAQAEERLIHFVSKEAMDIDGFGRETVSSFYTEGLLRSIPDIYKLDFESVGKLEGWKEKSINKLRDGISKSKEQPLWRLVNGLGVRHIGTQTAKDLVKTLNNLKELFGVTPEQLQSIDGIGPKVASSVLDYFHNAGNQHMILELEDNGLNLKNQKVEAQSAKLNSLTFLFTGSLTRFTRDEAKELVESNGGKLISSVSKNLNYLVAGENAGSKLDKAKEIASVKIIDEEAFLNMIK, from the coding sequence ATGAAATACAATACTGAAAACCAACAGGAATTACAACAACGCACAGCAACACTAATAAAAAATATTGCAGATGCGAATTATACTTCGGATGCTGCACGTGATGTGATAGATGATTTGAAACAGGTAATCAACTTTCACGACTGGAAATATTATGTTGAGGCGCAACCAACAATAAAAGATTACGACTACGATCAGTTATTTAAAAAACTGAAATCGCTGGAAACTACTTTTCCGGAATTGCTGACGCCCGATTCACCAACTGAACGTGTTGCAAGAACATTGACAAGTGATTTTCCTACTGTTGCACATTCAATTCCGATGTTAAGTCTGGAAAACAGTTATGACGAAAATGATTTAAATGATTTTGATAAACGCATAAAAGAATTAACAGGACGTACATCTATTGAATATTGTGTTGAACCAAAATTTGATGGTTCATCTATTGCGATTATTTATGAAAACGATTTATTAGTTCGTGCAGCAACCAGAGGTGATGGTATTCAGGGTGATGAAATTACCAATAATGCACGTCGTATGAAATCGGTGCCATTGAGTGCAAAATTTTCTGCTTTAGGTATTCATCGTGTAGAGCTCAGGGGAGAGGTTGTAATTAATAAAAAAACATTTGCAAAAATTAATGAAAAACGTGAAGAAGAAGGATTACAAATCCTCCAGAACCCGCGCAATTCGGCCGCCGGAGCTTTACGCGTGAAAGATTCCATTGAAGTAGAAAAACGTGGACTCGAAGCATTTATGTATCAAATGGCATATGCTGTAGATCGTGATGGAAATGATATGTTTAATACTGCTTTGCTTAATAAACATTTTAATAATATTAATCAGCTCGGGACACTCGGATTTAAAATTCCGAATCAGGAAAAAAAATTATGTAAATCAATTGCAGAAGTACATGCATTTATTCAGTCGTGGGAAGAAAAACGCGACGATTATGAATATGAAATAGATGGCATGGTAATTAAAGTAAATGATATTGATTTACAAAAAGAATGTGGTGCAACATCACATCATCCCCGCTGGGCAATTGCTTATAAATTTAAAGCAAGAGAAGTAGAAACCGAATTATTAGATGTAGAATATCAGGTTGGTCGCACAGGTGCAATTACACCTGTTGCAAAAGTGAAACCCGTATTTGTTGGTGGTGTAACTGTTTCATCTATTTCATTGCATAATGAAGATATTATTCGCGAAAAAGATATTCGTATTGGTGATATAGTTGTAGTGCAAAGAGCAGGTGATGTAATTCCATACATCGATCGTGTTGTTTTAGAAAAAAGAAAATCAGATAGCACACCATTTGTTTTTACCCGCGAATGTCCATCTTGCCACCAACCAATTGTTAAGCCTGCTGAAGAAGCCGTTTACCGTTGTGTAAATGCCGAATGTGAGGCTCAAGCTGAAGAACGATTAATACATTTTGTGAGTAAAGAGGCTATGGATATCGATGGTTTTGGTCGAGAAACGGTGAGCTCGTTTTATACTGAAGGTTTGTTGCGTTCCATTCCGGATATCTATAAACTGGATTTCGAAAGTGTTGGAAAACTGGAAGGGTGGAAAGAAAAAAGTATTAATAAGCTGCGCGATGGTATTTCCAAAAGTAAGGAACAGCCTCTCTGGCGTTTGGTAAACGGATTAGGTGTTCGGCACATCGGTACACAAACGGCCAAAGACCTCGTAAAAACGCTTAATAACCTCAAGGAGCTGTTTGGGGTAACACCTGAGCAGTTGCAGTCAATCGATGGCATTGGGCCCAAGGTAGCCTCCAGTGTGCTCGATTATTTTCACAATGCGGGCAATCAGCACATGATTCTCGAGCTGGAAGACAATGGTTTGAACCTGAAAAACCAGAAAGTAGAGGCGCAGTCCGCCAAACTCAATAGCCTTACCTTTTTATTTACCGGTTCCCTCACCCGTTTTACCCGCGATGAGGCTAAAGAACTGGTGGAAAGCAATGGTGGCAAGCTTATTAGCAGTGTCTCCAAAAACCTCAATTACCTGGTTGCAGGCGAAAATGCCGGCTCAAAACTGGACAAAGCCAAAGAAATTGCTTCGGTAAAAATTATAGATGAGGAAGCCTTTTTGAACATGATAAAGTAA
- the radC gene encoding DNA repair protein RadC → MEENTGFTLKQLAEEDRPREKLLLKGRQSLTNAELIAILIGSGNTKETAVELAQRILVHYRNNLDLLGRLGIDDFVKFPGIGPAKAITIIAALELGRRRNLAEAEQKVQIKSSRDIFEVMYPLICDLPNEEFWVLHLNKANRIIEKEKISVGGIAGTVVDLKIILKSALQKLASALILVHNHPSGNLAPSDADLSITKKLKEAAHILEIAVLDHVIIGDKNYFSFADNGNI, encoded by the coding sequence ATGGAAGAAAATACTGGCTTTACCCTAAAGCAGCTTGCCGAAGAGGACCGTCCGCGTGAGAAGCTGCTACTTAAAGGACGACAAAGTTTAACCAATGCCGAGCTCATTGCCATTTTAATTGGCAGTGGCAATACTAAAGAAACGGCGGTTGAATTAGCACAACGCATTTTGGTGCATTATCGCAACAACCTGGATTTACTGGGCAGGTTAGGTATCGACGATTTTGTGAAATTTCCCGGCATCGGGCCTGCAAAAGCAATTACCATAATTGCGGCGCTGGAATTAGGCCGCCGGCGAAATCTTGCAGAAGCTGAACAAAAAGTGCAGATAAAATCGAGCAGAGATATTTTTGAAGTAATGTATCCGTTGATTTGTGATTTACCGAATGAAGAGTTTTGGGTGCTGCATCTCAATAAAGCAAATCGCATAATCGAAAAAGAAAAAATCAGTGTTGGCGGCATTGCAGGTACTGTGGTTGATTTAAAAATTATTTTAAAAAGTGCATTACAAAAATTAGCATCTGCTTTGATTTTGGTGCATAATCATCCATCCGGAAACCTTGCACCCAGCGATGCCGATTTATCGATTACTAAAAAATTAAAGGAAGCAGCACATATTTTAGAAATTGCTGTACTTGATCATGTGATTATTGGGGATAAGAATTATTTCAGTTTTGCTGATAACGGAAATATTTAA
- a CDS encoding EamA family transporter: MDQEYRKAYLLYHVCVFLWGFTAVFGKIIDLQETVLVWYRMGITSMILLCIPALWKTIRSINKKTFLQLAGIGVLVTCHWITFYGSIKASNISVALTCLATTSFFVSVFEPFMFNKKFIWHELILALLVIPAIYLIFHFSGEYTTGIILGLLSTVFATLFSLLNKKMISKTAPLNITFIEIATGFILLSVIMPFYISTQGDLQLVPSGVDVINLILFSALCTVVPFTLSLYSMRHISVFTASITLNLEPVYGIIMAIVFFNENEYLAPVFM; this comes from the coding sequence ATGGATCAGGAATACAGAAAGGCATACCTGTTGTATCATGTCTGCGTTTTTTTATGGGGTTTCACTGCAGTTTTCGGTAAAATAATTGATTTACAGGAAACGGTTTTGGTTTGGTATCGGATGGGAATTACCTCTATGATTTTATTGTGTATTCCCGCATTATGGAAAACCATTCGCTCAATAAATAAAAAAACATTTTTGCAATTGGCAGGTATTGGCGTTTTGGTAACCTGCCACTGGATTACCTTTTACGGTTCAATTAAAGCGTCTAATATTTCTGTCGCATTAACCTGTTTGGCAACAACATCATTTTTTGTTTCTGTATTTGAACCGTTTATGTTCAACAAAAAATTTATTTGGCATGAATTAATATTAGCGTTATTGGTAATTCCTGCTATTTATTTAATTTTTCATTTTTCAGGTGAATATACCACAGGTATTATTCTCGGATTATTATCTACCGTATTTGCAACATTATTTTCATTGTTGAATAAAAAGATGATTAGCAAAACGGCACCACTCAATATTACTTTTATTGAAATTGCTACCGGTTTTATTTTATTGTCGGTAATTATGCCATTTTATATCAGCACGCAGGGGGATTTACAATTGGTGCCAAGTGGAGTTGATGTGATTAATCTGATATTATTTAGTGCATTGTGTACTGTTGTTCCTTTCACTTTATCCTTATACAGTATGCGCCATATCAGTGTCTTTACAGCCTCAATAACGTTAAATCTGGAGCCTGTTTATGGTATTATTATGGCCATTGTGTTTTTCAACGAAAATGAATATCTGGCCCCGGTTTTTATGTAG
- a CDS encoding PorP/SprF family type IX secretion system membrane protein, with product MKKIIFILFSFLFTQNIFGQDIHFSQFYAAPILTNPANTGNFTGAMRLGLNYRDQWGSVSVPYRTFSVYADAGIQPKKAVNRFGIGVSAFTDQAGDGILSTNKIYLSSAYHIGYTQYSNVRFALGLTGGFVQKSVDITKLTFDAQWNDFEFDPTLATNETPTFETIDYVDLGIGAQLTIMPYEGERYIIGLSAMHINEPQESFFDNDNKVGVKYTGTLGGFFATGGIASFQPQILVASQYNSLEVIAGTNVSIPMNAENSSYNSIFVGAWYRYLDAFWFVGGAQMDKVTVSISYDLNVSKLRSASSTRGGFEIAAAYIFGSKQKKDPLKCPAYQ from the coding sequence ATGAAAAAAATTATTTTCATATTATTTAGTTTTTTATTTACTCAAAATATTTTTGGGCAGGATATACATTTTTCTCAATTTTATGCTGCACCCATTTTGACAAATCCTGCGAATACCGGAAATTTTACCGGTGCTATGCGTTTGGGATTAAATTACCGCGACCAGTGGGGTTCTGTTTCAGTTCCTTATCGTACATTTTCAGTTTATGCAGATGCGGGTATTCAGCCTAAAAAAGCTGTAAACCGCTTTGGAATTGGTGTTTCAGCTTTCACTGATCAGGCAGGCGATGGGATTTTAAGCACCAATAAAATTTATTTATCCTCTGCTTATCATATTGGTTATACGCAATATTCAAACGTTCGCTTTGCATTGGGATTAACCGGTGGTTTTGTTCAAAAATCAGTTGATATAACTAAACTTACTTTTGATGCACAATGGAACGATTTCGAATTTGATCCAACTTTGGCAACAAACGAAACGCCAACATTTGAAACAATCGATTATGTTGATTTAGGCATTGGTGCACAACTCACCATTATGCCATATGAAGGTGAACGATATATTATTGGTTTATCTGCAATGCATATAAATGAACCGCAGGAAAGTTTTTTTGATAACGATAATAAAGTAGGTGTAAAATATACCGGCACATTAGGCGGATTTTTTGCTACCGGTGGTATTGCATCTTTTCAACCACAAATATTAGTAGCATCACAATATAATTCGCTCGAAGTTATTGCGGGCACCAATGTAAGTATTCCAATGAATGCAGAAAACAGTAGTTACAATTCTATTTTTGTTGGTGCCTGGTATCGTTATCTCGATGCTTTTTGGTTTGTAGGTGGCGCTCAAATGGATAAAGTAACCGTGTCTATCAGTTATGATCTCAACGTTTCAAAATTGCGCAGCGCAAGTAGCACGCGTGGTGGTTTTGAAATTGCAGCAGCATATATTTTTGGAAGTAAACAGAAAAAGGATCCGTTAAAATGTCCTGCTTACCAATAA